A stretch of the Candidatus Scalindua japonica genome encodes the following:
- a CDS encoding sodium:solute symporter family transporter, translated as MISTLDWLVLLAYAGVVTTFGFLAGKKESTSEDYFLGGRKMPWLSVMVSIYATSLSALTFIGVPGAAFGGDFVYLQLAIGDLAGRILVSTLLLTAYYKSQVTTIYEFLGKRFGPRSRDAGTGFFILTRIVASGVRLAGCAIALSVVFEIPLNGAIVLIAVVALVYTALGGIKAVIWTDALQFFLLLGGAIVTLSVIWSAIPGGFNEFFQIGSEFEKFRIFHVSASPSHPEFFLNFNNPNALAAGLLFGCFTTFAVLGTDQDLVQRMLTCDHVKKGQKALLWTAALNFPITLLFLSVGAALFAYYKVVPDAAVDAFATAQHNDYIFPHFIKTVLTPGLRGLLIAALLAAAMSSLDSALNALSSTFYIDIYKRYIRPETDEKGAVTLSRYSVIIFAAILAFVAMQCGKTESVLWLGFKAFGYTYGAMIGVFLIAVLTNKRGNDIANVAIMVTSVLMVLFLTADSIGPLQEIRSTLLSPLGIEKISWKWSIIIGSIWTFGIGVIFSGKPLKS; from the coding sequence ATGATATCCACACTTGACTGGCTCGTACTTCTGGCCTATGCAGGCGTAGTTACCACCTTTGGTTTTTTGGCAGGTAAAAAGGAGAGTACATCTGAAGACTACTTCCTTGGTGGTCGTAAGATGCCATGGTTGTCTGTTATGGTTTCCATTTACGCCACTTCGCTTTCCGCTCTTACATTTATAGGTGTTCCGGGCGCCGCGTTTGGAGGTGATTTTGTTTATCTTCAGTTGGCAATCGGTGATCTGGCCGGACGCATTCTCGTCTCAACCCTGCTATTAACAGCGTACTACAAGAGCCAGGTAACTACCATTTATGAGTTTCTGGGAAAGCGCTTTGGTCCAAGGAGCCGTGATGCCGGGACAGGGTTTTTTATACTTACCCGTATAGTGGCAAGTGGTGTTCGCCTGGCAGGGTGTGCCATAGCGCTTTCTGTTGTATTTGAGATTCCACTTAACGGAGCAATTGTATTAATCGCGGTTGTAGCGCTTGTGTACACTGCCCTGGGAGGAATTAAGGCGGTCATATGGACAGACGCGCTTCAGTTTTTCCTTCTCCTGGGTGGAGCAATTGTAACATTATCTGTTATCTGGTCTGCAATTCCGGGGGGATTTAATGAGTTTTTTCAGATTGGGTCTGAATTTGAGAAATTCAGGATTTTTCATGTCTCTGCTTCGCCGTCCCATCCTGAATTTTTTTTGAATTTCAACAATCCCAATGCCCTTGCTGCAGGTCTGCTATTTGGGTGTTTCACAACATTTGCGGTGTTAGGTACCGATCAGGACCTCGTACAGCGGATGTTGACATGCGACCATGTAAAAAAAGGTCAAAAGGCCTTACTATGGACGGCAGCACTTAATTTCCCCATAACATTACTTTTTTTAAGCGTGGGTGCTGCCCTTTTTGCCTATTACAAAGTTGTTCCTGACGCTGCGGTAGATGCTTTTGCTACGGCACAACATAATGATTATATCTTTCCCCATTTCATAAAAACAGTACTTACTCCCGGATTGCGGGGGTTACTGATTGCTGCACTGCTTGCTGCTGCCATGTCATCTCTTGATTCAGCTCTTAATGCTCTCTCTTCCACATTTTATATTGATATTTACAAAAGATATATAAGACCTGAAACAGATGAGAAAGGAGCTGTTACTTTATCCAGATACTCTGTGATTATATTTGCCGCTATTCTGGCGTTTGTGGCAATGCAGTGTGGTAAAACCGAATCTGTTTTATGGCTTGGGTTCAAAGCCTTTGGTTATACCTACGGTGCTATGATTGGGGTTTTCCTCATTGCGGTCCTCACAAATAAACGCGGTAATGACATTGCCAATGTTGCAATAATGGTTACGAGTGTGCTTATGGTCCTGTTTTTAACGGCTGATTCAATTGGGCCGCTACAGGAAATCCGTTCAACCCTTCTTTCTCCACTGGGAATTGAGAAAATATCCTGGAAATGGTCGATTATTATAGGGTCGATATGGACGTTTGGTATTGGTGTTATTTTCTCAGGAAAACCATTAAAAAGTTAA